The Hevea brasiliensis isolate MT/VB/25A 57/8 chromosome 1, ASM3005281v1, whole genome shotgun sequence DNA segment CAACAGTTCTTAGAGAAGAATAGCAAAGATGCATATGTGTAAATAGAACCATATGCTTAGTTCATCTTTCATGTTAGTTGAAGCAACTTGATGCTCCCAACTCTCATACTTGTTTTATGTTAGGCTTGGCAGCCACTGCATGCATGCTTGCACTCTACAACAGTACCTTCGTTCCTTGTTTCTTAAAGGTCAGAAACAGAACAGAATCACTGAGTAAGTCACATGAATGAAAGTTTGAAACAAAATATAAAGACAAAATTGGAATTGAAAATACAAACTCAGAGTAATAGAAAATCTAAAGTCAGAATCATTAgggtgagaagtgaaaatttcatGTTTCTATTTCCTGTCCATAAACACAGTGCTAAGTATTAACAGCTTAGCCCATGAGACGCATGATAGTGTATTATTAGCTCTGGGCCCTGACCAATCTAGGCCTGAGCAAAATTCAGAATCCACTTGTGGGCCTAATGACCTGATGTAATCCATTCAGGTTGTGAAGTCATATGGTTGGAATTGAACTTAGTCCCACATTGTTCAGTTATGCAAAGTTGCAAGCCTTTATAATGATAGAACAGAAGCATCAGGCTGTCCCTTCGGGGACATCTGATAAAATTGGAGCGATACAGAGAAGATTAGCATGGCTCCTGCGCAAGGATGACACGCACAAATCGAGAAATggtccaaattttttttttctaatctcTCGATTTGGAACTCCGTTTGTCTCTGTTTTCTTCAACATTTCTAAGCTATTACCCAGTTCCAGCAGCAATGGGATGGAGTCCCCATACGAAAGGTCAGTTGTTGTTTTCCTTCATGTCAAATTCTTGACATTTTCGCCTTAGATTTGGGTTTTTCTTTTGGTGTTCTAAAATGGGTTAAAACATTTTATAAGTAAGAGATACTCCACTGTTCTAAAATGGGTTTTTCTTTTAGTTGAGAAGGCCAAAATTTGACATCGCTTGGAGCTTTGTCCAGGtctgaaaatttatgaaatttgttagGGTCATTTGCTTGTTGAACATTGTTTGGATGGTCACTATTCAACTGTTGctataattaatcataattttttttaattattttttgctATATTTCAgtgtattataattttttttaaattatttttgttatatttcacTGTCATTATCAATCTATAAGTAAAGAAATTCAATTCTCATCCAGCTTGTCTTTGTGATTAATtggagaaaaataaataaaaaaaatcatgaaATTAGTGAGTTGTTTACCAAATTTCTTTGGAAAAACATGTATTGAGCTTAAATGAATGCAGATTTTTGTATAGGCAGGGTATAGGGGAACTCAGATACATAAGGCAATTACTTCTTACAAATAAGATGATTCCTGTATAATTTaccacaaataaagaaagaaaccaAGTTTAGAATTTTATGAATTGAAATCTAAGCTAAAAGAATAGCTTAGCACCAACTTTAATGTTAGTTATTTTAAGGGTGTGAAAAGTGAAGGTCTTATAATTGTTATAGAAGTGGAAGCACGTTATGAGCTTATGTCAACACCAGGTGCTCTTAGCCCATGGCAGGTCGGGTGTCTTAGCATTGGGCTTTGATCAACTCGGCCTGATGTACAACTCAGAACCCATTTGTGGGCCTAATGAGATGATGTAATCCATCCAGGTTGTGAAGTCATCTGGTTGGTATTGAACTTAGTCCCATATAGTTTAGTCATGCAATGTTGTAAGCCTTTATAACCACAGGAGAGGCATAGATAATTGTCCCTTCGGGGAATGAGTTGCTTAGTTCAACTTCGATGTTAAGCCCTcttagggctgagcagaattcggttcaaactgaataatcagttcgatttaattttacattataaaaattttgatttgattttaaagagaaaaaaattgattaaatcgaaccgaatcgaatagtaatttatatattcaaatcgaactgaattgatttattttatgggaaatttatgaattttatttaattatatatatattaattgtttaatttcattgattaattgttattaggttcaaaacaaagtcaaaattagatcaaacAATTTGAAAATcatgtctaaattaaaaaatcaattaaaaattaaaaccgatcggtttaaatcgaattgaatcgaaataaagcgattcgatttgatttttatccatttcgatttggttcggtttctaaaatttaaaattcgatttttataatttaatttgattcgatttgattcgaatcgaatgctcacccctaatcgCACTCATGTTTTATGAGAGGCTTGACAGCCATTGTGAGCATGCTTGTACTTTGCAATGAGAAATGTAGAATACAAGGAGATAGAATAAATaagatttattaaaattaaatttcttataattttgaatttttataattttttattatttaaaaggtAAACATTGTGAaggttataaaaagaaaatttagttaatttaaattaaaaaaaataaaatttacttaaaaatttagcatgtttcaaatataaatttacgatttaattttttttaaaaaaaattcttttattaCCTTATGAAATTCGCTCTCAAATAGAGTAATAAATCCCCCATAAAAATCAAAGTGAATAGAAAAAAGATTTAGTTagaaagtaaaaatttaattaacttttaaaataaaaaCCGATAATTTAGATAAGTTTTTGACATAAATTTAGAATatgttttttaaaaatatatattttttagtggtttgaaacttttaaaaaaatgtcaatagaaaatattttattaattatagggaaagcttaagaaatattttattaattaaaaaaattacatcatttataaaaaaaatgactttttttatgagaaatttttactttaattttttaaattttaataattttattaaaatgtgaatatatatatatatgaaataaatatatattattaattttaataatatatatttaaataattattcaataaaaattatttataaattttttttcttaacaaaAGTGCTTAAAAAATTATCATGtgtttttctttatattttattaaataaaaattaacttgtcatattaaatattgatttttgtaAATATTTTCAAAGTCCAACTACTAAAATCTTATTCcatacaaaaaataaaaattctttaaAGTTCTTCTTTACTATATTTTCTAAGAATTTTAGAACATCTTACTTCAAACATTGTAAAACTCTATTCATCAtgctatatatttataaaattaatttttttaattagattttgattatatTCAAAAAAGTttgaattattttctaaaaaattataacaatatgcatatttaaataattattcaagaaaaattatctataaaattataaaaattatttttaaaattaattattatatttaaaatctaaaaattttattaatgatacCTCAAAATTAttacattaaaattatatttatcattttattaatatatgattaatttaattaatttaaaatataataaaaaaattatttattaacgcttgtttaatattaaaattgaaagatcaaaattactttttaaaaaaaattattttatatgctattaaaacaattatttaataaaagtattatgttattttaatgtttttattaataaaatttattaaatttaattttaaattatttttaatatacttTTATTTAAAAGATGTTTGGCTTTGTTGATGATAACTCTAAGTTAGAGTctgtttaatattattattaaaattattattaaaaaaatattttttaaatatattaattaaaaaatattaaaaataatctaaaattaaatttaataaattataaaaataataaaataattattttaaattaatatttaaaataatatttttatttaaaaaaaataattttaactccTTAAATGAATGCGAAAAAGTGTCGGGTAAAGTTGATGTTAATAATTACAGTAAAAAATTAAGAGCCTGCTAAAGAGCTCAATTTGAGTTAGCTCAAATAGTATTAATATATATAGTTTTATTATTAtacccttaaaaaaaaaaagagaaaacatTTTAAAAATGACTTTAAAGCTTGGAGTTGGTGAGATAGCTCATTTCATGGCTCATGCAAAGGAAAGCGCACATGCAACAAGCTATTATTGCTTGCAGTCATGCACACCATTCAAGAACTGATGATTCGAGAAGTGTGTCTATTGCATTAATGCATGCACATATGAGTTACTACATGCAGCAGTAATGAGCTAGAATAATGAATTAGATTGCAGAGAAGAAttagatataaatataaaaataaatattactggacatgatatacaattttaataaataaaatttatatttttaaaaaaataatatatgtacACATTAGAgattgtataatatatatataatatatatatttcatgcaataaaatattaaatgagaGTAAGTAGCTCGATTGGCATTGAAGTATGCATCCCAGTGTGGTTCAGGGTTCGAGCTCTCCTTATGTCAAAtgtcattttttttcatttataaacgcaCCTAATACAAtacattctttatatatatattttttcgttGATTTAAAAAGTGAATGAGGGCTGATAGTCTGATTGGCACATGCTCCCAAGCGTAAGATAGAGGTTTTAGGGTTCGATTCCTCCATttgtcctcttttttttttttcttttgtgattctttattattattttcattcaaaaatataatattaaattgtgatgattgtaagtatttttaaatcctaattaacatttttccttaaaattataatataacaaatttttagatttaaaattataagatatatataaattatttatttagatACACCTAGTTTTACAGTATTAACACCACTTCACTACTATTAGGATAATCACCTATATAACGACCAATCGTTAAATCAACATCACTGCTATAATCACCACATGTACAATATTGCCATGATTATTATTACTAAatcattgtttttaatttaaatatagagggaGTTAGTCgaagatatttagagaatgatatAAATAAAAAGAGCTATAAACagagatattaagattatcatatatataaagataaataaagggagagagagataagtagaaatgtataaatcaatatgtgttgattttgaaataactcttgtgtgtgtgtgtgtatatataaatACAAAAAATTATCAGATGAGAGCTAGTAGTTCGATTGGCACATGCTACCAAGCATAAGGTAGAAGGTTTAGGATTCGATCCCTCTATTTGtccattttcttttctctcttgtgattctttataattcttttcattaaaaaatataatattaaactgtaatgattggaagtatttttaaactctaattaacacttttccttaaaattataatataacaaatgtttaaatttaaaattataagatatatatatatatatatatatatatatatatatatatatatatatataaatcatttacttatatacacaTATATTAATTTATGCATTTCTATATATTTCTCTCCTCATCTTTATTCCTCTATTTATCTTTGtatatatgatatataaaaatGTATGAATCAATATATGTGATGATTTCaacacatatattgatttatGCATTTTTTATATATCTCTCTCCATATCTTTATCTCTCACCctctatttatatttatatatatatatgataatcttaatatctctatttataatttattttgtttctatcattctctaaatatctttgactatctctctctatatttaaattaaaaacaatgatttaataataataatagtagtaaTATTGTACACGTGGTGATTATAGCGGTGGTGCTGATTTAACTATTAATCATTGTATAGATGATTATTTTAATAGTAGCGAAGTGGTGTTAATACTATAAAACTAgatgtatataagtaaatgatttatatatatcttaaaattttaaatttaaacatttgttatattataattttaaggaaaagtgttaattagggtttaaaaatacttctaatcattacagtttaatattatattttttaatgaaaagaattataaagaaaaaaaaaaaggggcaaAGGAAAGATTCGAATGCTGAACCCTCTATCTGTGCTTATAAATGAGAAAAAATAGCATCTAACATAGAGAGGGCATGAACTTTGAACCACACTGAGATGCATGCTTCTATGTCAGTCAAGCTACTTGCCCTCATCCAACATTTTAttgcatgaaatatatatatattatataagctCTAATGTGTGTGTTTGTATACATATTTTttggaaaatataaattttatttgttaaaagTGTATATCATGTcaagtaatatttatttttacatttatatctatatatatatatccatatAATTTGTAAGTAAATGATTTAAATAACGATAATAGTGGTTTGACTGTTTATGGAGTATTTatgatttaatatatatatatatatatatagtgaaatttatatcatattttaatattttatatactgaaaaaatataaatataattagtttGATCATCACTCTATCTACACTAATCCACCACTGCTATCATTATCATTCTAACACTACTATCAAATTTCAAACCAGTTTTAATATAATACTTTAATATCAATATTTattgttataatatttaatttcatttttgaaatgTCATTTACTTCATTTCaattaatatatatcaaatttatatcatatttcaagttaagaaaaataaatatttgTATAACTTATCATTAAAAATCAATATATCTTATAACAAATAACAAATATATTATATGTAATAACTTATAGTATATAATATCTCTAAATTTATATgttttttaaatcattaatttttagAGTTTCAACAGTTGTTAACATCTTAATTTGACATTGAAAAATATTGTTTAGTGAGTAGATATTGAATGAAGAAATTTTATAATCAAGTGGCTTATAAATGAGTTAAATAACTCACAAATcactataaataatttatatattaaaaaaataaaatgataataaattttaatttaattattaatatattaatttgaacTAGCTCAATTTAAGCTGCCTAGCATTTTTAACTTCGAGCTGCAACTTCCACGTGGCACGCAACACCAAAGTGCATGAGACACGGGGTGACAACATCATGTCCACATGCTAAATAAACAGTTCCATATTCTCATGTAGCCATAAAAAACAGACGGGACACCGAAAACGACATTGTAACGCTTACAAACGGCAATTTCTCACCACGATAAAATCGTCAACTATCCCTAATTGTGGATCCCATTAATAACGGAAATAAAAAAATCTAACGGTCTATAAAGCTTTTCAATTTTGTTCCTTCAAAGTAACAGTTATCGTTGGTCACAGTTTTCctatttgaaaatttgaattttataaaaatttaattcaattaattttttattaatttttataaattaattcaattaatttattcttgtcctctgatttttttttttttacatgtgAGGCTTGTAATTCCAACTAAGCATATTTTGATAACCTAGTAGTAGTAAGATTATTTAAATAGAATGATTAtcttgaaataaaaaattataaaaaaaaaactctaaaggCTTATTTGATACTGCTgatgagaaaattatttttttaaatatattaattagagagtgttaaaaaataattaaaaattaaatttaattaattttaataataaaaataaattattttttaaataaattttaaaataatatttttattaaaaaaacagTTTTAAATTCTGAAATTACAGGACTAAAATTAGCAGAAGTAATATTATATTGTCATTCATTTTGtcagttaattattttttttaatctaaactTCATAATTATTTAGGGATATAAATAAATGGCATTGCCACCGAACAATATCCTTATCCCATTACCAAGATTAGCATGTACCCAATGTTCCCCACATTCACTATCCCTATATAATGCTTCCCTTATCACCACCGACtctcttttatttaaaaaaaaataaaattttaacctATTTGATTTTTCTCGATCTTAATAATTCGttccaataatttattatttattttaaaaaatatttaagtcttacatttttaacaaaaaaaaaatttatacatactattaaaattatatttaaaatttatatttttaatttataatttacctttaataagtaatttatattatataataataataatgttgatCCACTCTTTATAAAGTTTACACGTTTTTTCTTGCAAAGTGCGGGAAACAAAATAGGAACTCATTCAATGTTTTTTCAAAGGGTGTCGCGATCACGATTGGGATTATTTTCTTGGAAAATTTCAGCTTTTCTAAAGCAAAAGCTTTTCTTAGTTCTCACCAACCCCAACTcccttgatttttctttttctccttccatttcaactttcAAAGTTGGAAaactaaatctgattttttttaaaaattctgtaaaaaataaaatgaatatcaTATTGATATCTACACTAAAATCAAACACAAACCATCCCTAAGAGCTAATTAATGAATAATCTTCATTTAGTTCATTGATAAAATCTCTACAATTTTATTgataaaacaataataataacagTGAGATTTTCTACGCAAATTTCTCATACAATCTCTACACTAACATCATATCACACGCATAAAAGTTCTTtaatcttaaaataaaaaaaaagttaaaaaacccATCTGTCACTTTCTCTAGAAAATCTGTGCTGATGAATttctctctataaattctgttattTTTCCGATATTTCTAAAATAAGGAAGGAAACAAAAAACCCTTCATTTGtggatgttttttttttaatcttgaaACCCAGTTTTCTCCCAAATTGCATTTCTAACCCTGCTCAGATCCCTCCCTTTCAAAGTCCTCCCTACCCCTTCATGCACCGAGAACGATGCGATCCTCGTCCTCGCCAAAAACTCGTGCGGCGGAACCCTCGCTCCTCCGTGGAAATAATCCTCTCCGTCGACGTCATCATCGTCGTCGTCCATATCTCTTCCACGACGACTCTCCCTGTACTCATCTTTCAATATCTTCGACCAGTCCGGTATGTTAACCGGAAGTGACGATGGAGTCCCGACGACTCTGTCTCCAGGGACGCTGCATCTGTTCAACGCCGCTGCTGTTGCTGTGGACTTCTTGGTGAGTCTGGAACTCGGTAGAGATTTGAGAAACTCGGTCGAGTTGGAACGAGTTGTGACTGAATTGTTATAAATGTCAGACTCGTCGAGTTCAAATGCGGAGTCGGGCGTGAGTGGCGCGTGCAGGGCCTCGTCGCCAGACAGAAATCGGTAGTTTTGTCGAGCAAAGTAGCTCTTACTGGTGGCCATTGAAGACGGGTTTTCTTCTGGGTTCCCTGAGAGTGTGTAATTTGAGTTTTGATGGGAGGCGATGGA contains these protein-coding regions:
- the LOC110631616 gene encoding protein S40-4, encoding MATSKSYFARQNYRFLSGDEALHAPLTPDSAFELDESDIYNNSVTTRSNSTEFLKSLPSSRLTKKSTATAAALNRCSVPGDRVVGTPSSLPVNIPDWSKILKDEYRESRRGRDMDDDDDDVDGEDYFHGGARVPPHEFLARTRIASFSVHEGVGRTLKGRDLSRVRNAIWEKTGFQD